The Arachis hypogaea cultivar Tifrunner chromosome 16, arahy.Tifrunner.gnm2.J5K5, whole genome shotgun sequence genome contains a region encoding:
- the LOC112697654 gene encoding heat stress transcription factor A-2: protein MEGAVRVKEEESEHSQPQPREGLNDASPPPFLTKTFDMVDDSSIDSIVSWSITRNSFVVWDPHSFSTTILPRYFKHSNFSSFIRQLNTYGFRKVDPDRWEFANEGFLAGQKHLLKTIKRRRNVSQGTQQRGGGGPCLELGEYGLEGEVERLRRDRNVLMAEIVKLRQQQHNSRNEVLLMETRLQATEKKQHQMMTFLAKALNNPSFMQHLADKNSQNMQLFGVEVKRKRRLTASPNVDPVTAVAAVPIESVVEDYQNHEQELANIEFEMDTFFATSYDTEPNDENNDPASTTSVSGDTILEDFLKEDLVTGNPKDEVVIGDCSITDIPVEDLAATPKDWTEELQDLVNHMEYLGSKP from the exons ATGGAAGGAGCAGTTAGAGTGAAGGAAGAAGAATCGGAACACTCACAACCTCAACCTCGGGAAGGGTTGAACGACGCGTCTCCACCTCCGTTTCTAACGAAGACGTTCGACATGGTGGATGACTCTTCCATTGACTCCATTGTTTCTTGGAGCATTACTCGCAACTCCTTTGTTGTTTGGGACCCTCACAGCTTCTCCACTACCATCTTGCCTCGCTACTTCAAGCATTCCAACTTCTCCAGCTTCATTCGCCAGCTCAACACATAT GGATTTCGGAAAGTTGATCCTGATCGGTGGGAATTCGCTAACGAAGGTTTCTTGGCGGGACAGAAACACTTGTTGAAGAccataaagagaagaagaaatgtaTCTCAGGGAACACAGCAAAGAGGAGGTGGAGGTCCTTGTCTCGAGTTGGGGGAGTATGGATTGGAAGGTGAGGTTGAAAGGTTGAGGAGAGACCGGAATGTGTTGATGGCCGAAATCGTGAAGTTGAGGCAGCAACAGCATAATTCACGAAATGAGGTGCTTCTGATGGAGACAAGGTTGCAAGCCACAGAGAAGAAACAACATCAGATGATGACTTTCCTTGCCAAAGCTCTGAACAATCCATCTTTCATGCAGCATTTGGCTGATAAGAATTCCCAGAACATGCAATTGTTTGGCGTTGAAGTTAAAAGGAAGAGGAGACTAACAGCTAGCCCAAACGTGGATCCGGTGACAGCAGTAGCAGCAGTGCCTATTGAATCAGTAGTGGAGGACTATCAGAACCACGAACAAGAACTTGCAAATATCGAGTTCGAGATGGATACATTTTTTGCAACATCTTATGATACCGAGCCTAACGACGAAAATAATGACCCTGCATCAACAACTTCGGTATCCGGGGATACTATCTTGGAGGATTTTCTCAAGGAAGATTTGGTAACTGGGAACCCAAAGGATGAAGTTGTGATTGGTGATTGTTCAATTACTGATATTCCTGTGGAGGATTTGGCAGCGACGCCTAAGGATTGGACTGAGGAGTTGCAGGACCTTGTGAATCATATGGAATATCTTGGTTCCAAACCTTAG